A stretch of Gemmatimonas aurantiaca T-27 DNA encodes these proteins:
- a CDS encoding DegT/DnrJ/EryC1/StrS family aminotransferase produces MAVPLLDLKAQHATIREDVVAALMAVVDSQAFILGEPVSDLEREVAALSQSRYAVGCANGTDALLLALRALGVTPGDEVVTTPFTFFATAGAVHNVGARPVFVDIDPRTFNIDPAAVGAAVGAKTKAVIAVDLFGQMAAIEQVIAAAGACPVIEDAAQTIGASRIIDGKRVMAGEAAAIGTFSFFPSKNLGGYGDGGMAVTQDDVLFDLLMKLRTHGGRKTYFHEIVGYNSRLDTLQAAVLRAKLPHLEGWSAGRRRNAAYYDAAFADVADVTTPYIDPANTSIYNQYTIRVPQRDALQQHLKAHGIGSNVYYPLPLHLQPCFAYLGYREGQCPESERAAHEVLSLPIYPELATAQLDEVIQAVRAFFGR; encoded by the coding sequence ATGGCCGTTCCTCTTCTTGATCTCAAGGCCCAGCACGCGACCATCCGGGAAGATGTTGTCGCTGCCCTGATGGCCGTGGTGGATTCACAGGCGTTCATCCTCGGCGAACCGGTCAGTGACCTGGAGCGCGAGGTGGCAGCGCTGTCGCAGTCCCGCTATGCCGTGGGGTGCGCGAATGGCACTGACGCGTTGCTGCTCGCGCTGCGGGCATTGGGCGTGACGCCCGGCGACGAAGTGGTGACCACCCCGTTCACCTTCTTCGCCACCGCGGGAGCCGTGCACAACGTCGGCGCCCGTCCGGTATTCGTCGACATCGACCCGCGCACGTTCAACATCGATCCGGCCGCGGTGGGTGCCGCGGTGGGCGCCAAAACGAAGGCCGTGATTGCGGTCGACCTGTTCGGACAGATGGCGGCCATCGAGCAGGTGATCGCTGCGGCTGGGGCATGCCCGGTGATCGAAGATGCGGCCCAGACCATTGGTGCGAGCCGCATCATCGACGGCAAGCGGGTCATGGCTGGTGAGGCGGCCGCGATCGGCACGTTCAGCTTCTTCCCCTCCAAGAATCTTGGCGGGTATGGGGATGGCGGCATGGCCGTCACGCAGGACGACGTACTGTTCGACCTGCTCATGAAGCTGCGCACGCACGGTGGTCGGAAGACCTACTTCCACGAGATTGTCGGCTACAACAGCCGCCTCGATACGCTGCAGGCCGCGGTGCTGCGGGCCAAGTTGCCCCATCTCGAAGGGTGGAGCGCCGGCCGTCGTCGGAACGCCGCGTACTATGACGCCGCGTTTGCCGACGTGGCGGATGTCACCACGCCGTATATCGACCCCGCCAATACGTCGATCTACAACCAGTACACCATCCGTGTCCCGCAGCGCGATGCGCTCCAGCAGCATCTCAAGGCGCACGGGATTGGCTCGAACGTCTACTATCCGCTGCCGTTGCATCTGCAGCCGTGTTTTGCCTACCTGGGCTACCGGGAAGGACAGTGTCCGGAATCGGAACGTGCCGCGCACGAAGTGCTCTCCTTGCCGATCTATCCCGAACTGGCCACGGCGCAGCTCGATGAAGTGATCCAGGCAGTCCGCGCCTTCTTCGGTCGGTGA
- the rpmB gene encoding 50S ribosomal protein L28: protein MAINRNRCYHCDKGVAFGNNVSHANNKTRRTWKPNLQVVRTLEAGKIIKVKVCTRCLAAGKVQRAPRGQVAVA, encoded by the coding sequence ATGGCTATCAATCGCAATCGCTGCTACCACTGCGACAAGGGTGTTGCGTTCGGCAACAACGTCTCGCACGCGAACAACAAGACCCGCCGCACCTGGAAGCCGAACCTCCAGGTCGTGCGTACGCTCGAAGCGGGCAAGATCATCAAGGTCAAGGTGTGCACCCGCTGCCTCGCGGCAGGCAAGGTGCAGCGCGCGCCGCGCGGCCAGGTCGCCGTCGCCTGA
- the gmd gene encoding GDP-mannose 4,6-dehydratase, which translates to MKTALITGITGQDGSYLAELLLAKGYRVVGVVRRSSTTPYERIAHLVDRIELASADLLDQTSLTDVVQATRPDEIYNLAAQSFVQTSWNQPVLTGEFTALGVTRMLEALRKAAPEARFYQASSSEQFGKVVETPQRESTPFYPRSPYGVAKVYAHWITVNYRESFNLFAVSGILFNHESPRRGLEFVTRKISDGVARIKLGLQRELRLGNLDARRDWGFAGDYVDAMWRMLQQDAPDDFVIGTGETYSVRDFCDAAFGAVGLDYREFVVQDERFFRPAEVDLLVADPTKAREQLGWTPQVAFPELVRMMVEADLARYASAR; encoded by the coding sequence GTGAAGACTGCGCTCATTACCGGTATCACCGGACAGGATGGCTCCTACCTCGCTGAGCTGTTGCTCGCGAAGGGATATCGTGTCGTTGGCGTGGTACGTCGCTCGTCGACCACCCCGTACGAACGCATCGCGCACCTCGTCGATCGTATCGAACTCGCGTCTGCCGACCTGCTCGACCAGACGTCGCTGACCGACGTCGTGCAGGCCACCCGCCCCGACGAGATCTACAATCTCGCGGCCCAGAGTTTTGTGCAGACCTCGTGGAATCAGCCCGTGCTGACCGGCGAGTTCACCGCGCTGGGCGTGACCCGCATGCTGGAAGCGCTGCGCAAGGCGGCGCCGGAAGCGCGCTTCTACCAGGCCAGTTCGAGCGAGCAGTTTGGCAAGGTGGTGGAAACACCGCAGCGCGAGAGCACGCCGTTTTATCCCCGTTCGCCGTATGGCGTGGCCAAGGTGTACGCACACTGGATCACGGTGAACTATCGCGAGAGCTTCAACCTCTTCGCGGTGTCCGGCATCCTGTTCAATCACGAGTCGCCGCGACGTGGCCTCGAGTTTGTCACGCGCAAAATCTCCGACGGGGTGGCGCGCATCAAGCTCGGTCTGCAGCGCGAACTGCGTCTTGGTAATCTCGACGCCCGTCGTGATTGGGGCTTTGCCGGCGACTATGTCGACGCGATGTGGCGCATGCTGCAGCAGGATGCGCCCGATGATTTTGTCATCGGCACCGGAGAGACCTACTCCGTGCGCGACTTCTGCGATGCGGCCTTCGGCGCCGTCGGGCTCGACTATCGTGAGTTCGTGGTGCAGGACGAGCGCTTCTTCCGTCCTGCGGAAGTGGACCTGCTCGTCGCCGATCCCACCAAGGCCCGTGAACAGTTGGGCTGGACACCGCAGGTCGCATTTCCAGAGCTGGTGCGCATGATGGTGGAGGCGGATCTGGCGCGGTACGCCTCGGCGCGGTGA
- a CDS encoding Gfo/Idh/MocA family protein: MTEQIVPAGTPIRVSLVGCGRISRNHFDAIAKIPDLQLVAVADTVAERAEQAGRAAGVPWFQSLEQMLADVPSDVVVVATPSGLHPQHGILAAKAGRHVISEKPMAISLASADALVQACDDHHVHLFVVKQNRLNPPIVLLKRAIDSGRFGRIYMANCTVRWTRPQDYYDQAPWRGTWEFDGGAFMNQASHYVDLVQWLVGPVESVMAKTATLARRIEAEDSGVAVLKFRSGAIGTIEVTMLTYPKNLEGSITILGEKGTVKIGGTAVNKVEHWQFSDYDDDDKYVEQSNTNPTSVYGFGHEGYYRNVVSVLRGEARPDTDGRAGRKSLELILGIYESAKTGRDVPLPLRVNI, encoded by the coding sequence GTGACGGAGCAGATCGTGCCGGCGGGAACGCCGATTCGTGTGTCGTTGGTCGGCTGCGGACGCATCAGTCGCAATCACTTCGATGCGATCGCCAAGATTCCCGACCTCCAGTTGGTCGCGGTGGCCGATACGGTGGCCGAACGCGCGGAGCAGGCGGGTCGGGCGGCGGGCGTGCCGTGGTTCCAGAGCCTCGAGCAGATGCTGGCCGACGTGCCGAGTGACGTGGTGGTGGTGGCCACACCGAGTGGTCTGCATCCGCAGCACGGGATTCTGGCGGCGAAGGCGGGTCGTCACGTGATCAGTGAGAAGCCCATGGCCATCTCGCTCGCGTCGGCCGATGCGCTGGTGCAGGCCTGCGATGATCACCATGTGCATCTGTTTGTCGTGAAGCAGAATCGCCTCAATCCGCCGATCGTGCTGCTCAAGCGCGCGATCGACAGTGGCCGGTTCGGGCGCATCTACATGGCCAACTGCACCGTGCGTTGGACCCGTCCACAGGACTACTACGATCAGGCGCCGTGGCGCGGGACGTGGGAGTTCGATGGCGGCGCGTTCATGAATCAGGCGTCACACTACGTCGACCTGGTGCAATGGCTGGTAGGCCCCGTGGAGAGTGTGATGGCCAAGACCGCCACGCTGGCTCGTCGTATCGAAGCGGAAGACTCCGGCGTCGCGGTGCTCAAGTTCCGCTCCGGCGCGATCGGGACCATTGAAGTCACGATGCTCACGTACCCGAAGAATCTCGAAGGCTCGATCACGATCCTGGGAGAGAAGGGCACCGTCAAGATCGGCGGGACCGCCGTGAACAAGGTCGAACATTGGCAGTTTTCCGACTACGACGATGACGACAAGTACGTCGAGCAGTCGAACACCAACCCGACCAGTGTGTACGGATTTGGTCACGAAGGGTACTACCGCAATGTGGTGTCAGTGCTGCGAGGCGAAGCTCGTCCGGACACGGATGGACGGGCCGGCCGCAAGTCGCTCGAACTGATTCTGGGGATCTACGAGTCAGCGAAGACGGGACGCGATGTCCCGCTGCCGCTGCGTGTGAACATCTGA
- a CDS encoding GDP-mannose 4,6-dehydratase: protein MSPIEPRPLRRVLVTGASGFVGSWLLPALSAEGADVFGLTMTPDADVPAGRGVPVMPTSIQWRSGDLRDDRFVQRVVDEAAPDVVIHLAAISHLPTAAADPAAAWDINVTATARLLHHLDRIRQEGRADPVILLAGSAEQYGRDASHGALLSEDARQAPRTVYAATKAAQEVLAFQCWRATGLRTMVARSFNHSGPGQPPRFLLPALVARARGLTDAAPGTPMPVGNLSPIRDFLHVCDVVAAYISLCRQGTPGEAYNVASGTGWSVREVLDRVVARAGIRAVPTEDPSLVRPVDVPALIGDPRKLQRATGWRATRSLDDIIDDLFHAETF from the coding sequence ATGTCGCCTATCGAACCCCGACCGCTTCGCCGTGTCCTTGTGACCGGGGCGTCGGGGTTCGTTGGCAGTTGGCTGTTGCCAGCCCTGTCCGCTGAGGGGGCGGATGTCTTTGGGCTGACGATGACCCCTGACGCTGACGTGCCGGCCGGTCGCGGTGTGCCGGTCATGCCGACGAGTATTCAGTGGCGATCTGGCGATCTGCGCGATGACCGGTTCGTGCAGCGCGTCGTGGACGAAGCCGCGCCGGACGTGGTGATCCACCTGGCCGCCATCTCGCACCTGCCCACGGCGGCGGCCGATCCGGCGGCGGCGTGGGATATCAACGTCACCGCCACGGCGCGCCTCCTGCATCACCTCGACCGCATCCGTCAGGAAGGCCGGGCCGACCCGGTGATTCTGCTCGCCGGAAGTGCCGAGCAGTACGGACGTGATGCAAGCCACGGCGCGTTGCTCAGTGAGGACGCCCGACAGGCACCACGCACGGTGTACGCGGCCACCAAGGCGGCGCAGGAGGTGCTGGCCTTCCAGTGCTGGCGCGCCACAGGGCTGCGCACGATGGTCGCACGCAGCTTCAACCACAGTGGACCGGGGCAGCCGCCGCGATTTTTGCTGCCGGCACTTGTCGCGCGTGCTCGGGGACTGACCGACGCCGCACCCGGTACGCCAATGCCGGTGGGCAACCTCTCGCCGATACGCGACTTCCTCCATGTTTGTGACGTGGTGGCTGCGTATATTTCCCTCTGTCGACAGGGTACGCCGGGTGAGGCGTACAACGTGGCCAGCGGCACCGGATGGTCGGTGCGTGAAGTTCTCGATCGGGTAGTGGCGCGAGCAGGGATCCGCGCCGTACCCACCGAGGATCCTTCACTGGTGCGACCTGTTGATGTCCCCGCTTTGATCGGGGATCCGCGGAAGCTGCAGCGCGCCACGGGTTGGCGCGCCACGCGTTCTCTCGACGACATCATCGACGATCTGTTCCATGCCGAGACGTTCTGA
- the carB gene encoding carbamoyl-phosphate synthase large subunit, translating to MPRRSDLHRILVIGSGPIVIGQAAEFDYSGTQAIKALREEGYEVILVNSNPATIMTDPEFADRTYVEPVTPEFVEKVIAKERPDAVLPTMGGQTALNVALALHDSGVLAKYGCELIGANARAIRVAEDRKLFGEAMEKIGLRCPTGRTVTSLEEALSAVEETGFPAIIRPSFTLGGTGGGIAYNREEFETIVRRGLDLSPVHSVLIERSLLGWKEYELEVMRDCADNVVIVCSIENLDPMGVHTGDSITVAPAMTLTDREYQVMRDAAVAIIREIGVDAGGCNIQFAVNPTNGELIVIEMNPRVSRSSALASKATGFPIARIGAKLAVGYTLDEVPNDITKTTPASFEPVLDYVIVKCPRFAFEKFVSSDPGLTTQMKSVGESMAIGRTFKEAFQKALRALETGRSGWTIAERLQDDRLTEGSKEELRGALRRPTPERIFQLKRAMLLGMDTKELYEITAIDPWFLDQLRELIDAEQWYEKLTGVDAVSMRRMKRLGFSDRQLGALRGQSESDARAERWALGVRPSYKMIDTCAGEFPSSTPYLYGNYDEESEAATEGRKKVVILGSGPNRIGQGVEFDYCCVRAVLALREQGYETIMVNSNPETVSTDFDISDKLYFEPLSLEDVLEIVHREQPEGVIVQLGGQTPLKLTRPLEAAGVKILGTSPDAIDAAEDRRRFEAIARELGIEQPANGTATSVDEAVTIAQRIGFPVLVRPSYVLGGRAMEIVHDEVSLRDYFERAARVSEERPVLVDRFLEDAFEADVDALSDGTDVVIGAVMEHIESAGIHSGDSACILPPYLIPAAAVAQMKEHTIAFAKRLGVVGLINVQYAYKDGQVYVIEVNPRASRTAPFVSKAIGVSLPSVAARLMLGETLAEVGFTQEIIPPYISVKEAVFPFNKFREFDPVLGPEMRSTGEVMGIDDDFGAAFMKSQLAADNALPREGTVFFTVSDGDKPTAASLAGKFHSIGFSIMATSGTAAFFREQGIPVTSVLKVHEGRPHGVDKILNGEVQLLVNTPLGKHAQVDDEKLRQAAIANRLPYTTTLTAASAAFEAIAARRTREPVVRSLQEWHEILRAPGAVESATAGSTQPAGVA from the coding sequence ATGCCGAGACGTTCTGACCTGCACCGGATTCTCGTGATTGGCTCTGGGCCGATCGTGATCGGTCAGGCTGCTGAGTTCGATTATTCCGGAACACAGGCCATCAAGGCCCTTCGTGAGGAGGGTTACGAAGTCATTCTCGTGAACTCCAATCCGGCCACGATCATGACCGATCCGGAGTTTGCGGATCGCACGTACGTGGAACCGGTGACGCCGGAATTCGTCGAGAAGGTGATCGCCAAGGAGCGTCCGGATGCGGTGCTGCCCACGATGGGTGGACAGACCGCGCTGAACGTGGCGCTCGCATTGCACGACAGCGGTGTACTGGCGAAGTACGGCTGCGAATTGATCGGCGCCAACGCGCGCGCCATTCGTGTGGCGGAAGATCGCAAGCTGTTCGGTGAGGCCATGGAGAAGATCGGTCTGCGCTGCCCAACGGGGCGCACGGTCACCTCACTCGAAGAAGCATTGTCGGCCGTGGAAGAGACCGGGTTCCCCGCCATCATCCGCCCGTCGTTCACGCTGGGCGGCACGGGCGGTGGCATTGCCTACAACCGCGAAGAGTTCGAAACCATCGTGCGTCGTGGGCTCGATCTGTCGCCGGTGCACTCGGTGTTGATCGAACGTTCGCTGCTCGGCTGGAAGGAGTACGAACTCGAAGTGATGCGCGACTGTGCGGACAACGTGGTGATTGTCTGTTCGATCGAAAACCTCGATCCGATGGGCGTGCACACGGGCGATTCCATCACGGTGGCGCCGGCGATGACGCTCACGGACCGGGAGTATCAGGTCATGCGTGATGCGGCCGTGGCGATCATTCGTGAGATCGGTGTGGATGCCGGCGGTTGCAACATCCAGTTTGCCGTGAACCCCACCAACGGTGAACTGATCGTCATCGAGATGAACCCGCGCGTCTCGCGCTCTTCGGCGCTCGCGTCGAAGGCTACGGGTTTCCCGATTGCCCGCATCGGCGCCAAGCTCGCGGTGGGCTATACGCTCGATGAAGTACCGAACGACATCACGAAGACGACGCCGGCGAGCTTCGAGCCGGTACTCGACTACGTCATCGTGAAGTGCCCGCGCTTTGCGTTCGAGAAGTTCGTGAGCTCTGATCCCGGTCTCACCACGCAGATGAAGTCTGTGGGTGAGTCGATGGCGATCGGGCGCACGTTCAAGGAGGCGTTCCAGAAGGCGCTGCGTGCCCTCGAAACGGGTCGCTCCGGCTGGACGATTGCCGAGCGTCTGCAAGATGACCGTCTGACCGAGGGCTCGAAGGAAGAGCTGCGTGGCGCGCTTCGTCGTCCCACACCGGAACGCATCTTCCAGCTCAAGCGCGCCATGCTGCTGGGCATGGATACCAAGGAGCTGTACGAGATCACGGCCATCGATCCGTGGTTCCTCGACCAGTTGCGCGAACTGATCGACGCCGAGCAGTGGTATGAAAAGCTGACCGGCGTGGACGCGGTGTCGATGCGTCGCATGAAGCGGCTTGGCTTCTCGGATCGGCAGTTGGGTGCGTTGCGTGGCCAGTCGGAGAGCGATGCGCGCGCCGAACGGTGGGCGCTGGGTGTGCGCCCATCGTACAAGATGATCGACACCTGCGCGGGCGAGTTTCCGTCGAGCACGCCGTACCTGTACGGCAACTACGACGAAGAAAGCGAAGCCGCCACGGAGGGACGCAAGAAGGTCGTGATCCTCGGATCGGGACCGAACCGCATTGGACAGGGCGTGGAGTTCGACTACTGCTGCGTGCGCGCTGTGTTGGCGCTGCGGGAGCAGGGGTACGAGACCATCATGGTGAACTCCAACCCCGAGACGGTCTCCACCGACTTTGATATCTCGGACAAGTTGTACTTCGAGCCGCTGTCACTCGAAGACGTCCTCGAGATCGTGCATCGCGAACAGCCGGAAGGGGTGATCGTGCAACTGGGCGGCCAGACGCCGCTCAAGCTCACGCGTCCACTCGAAGCGGCCGGGGTGAAGATCCTGGGCACGTCGCCGGACGCCATCGATGCGGCTGAAGATCGCCGGCGTTTCGAAGCGATTGCCCGTGAGCTGGGCATCGAACAGCCGGCCAACGGCACCGCCACGAGTGTGGACGAAGCCGTGACGATTGCGCAGCGTATCGGGTTTCCGGTGTTGGTGCGGCCGTCGTATGTGCTGGGCGGTCGGGCCATGGAGATCGTGCACGACGAGGTGTCGCTGCGCGACTACTTCGAGCGCGCCGCACGGGTCAGCGAAGAACGGCCCGTGCTGGTGGACCGGTTCCTCGAAGACGCCTTCGAAGCCGATGTCGATGCACTGTCCGATGGTACGGATGTGGTGATCGGTGCGGTGATGGAACATATCGAGAGCGCCGGCATTCACTCCGGTGATTCCGCGTGTATCCTGCCGCCGTATCTCATTCCTGCGGCCGCCGTGGCGCAGATGAAAGAACACACGATCGCGTTTGCGAAGCGGCTCGGTGTGGTGGGGCTGATCAACGTGCAGTACGCCTACAAGGACGGCCAGGTGTACGTGATCGAGGTGAACCCACGTGCGTCCCGCACGGCACCGTTTGTGTCGAAGGCGATCGGCGTGTCGTTGCCTTCAGTGGCAGCACGCTTGATGCTGGGCGAAACGCTCGCCGAGGTGGGATTCACGCAGGAAATCATTCCGCCGTACATCAGCGTGAAGGAAGCGGTGTTCCCGTTCAACAAGTTCCGCGAGTTCGATCCGGTGTTGGGTCCGGAGATGCGCTCGACGGGTGAAGTCATGGGCATCGACGACGACTTTGGCGCGGCGTTCATGAAATCGCAGTTGGCCGCCGACAATGCCTTGCCGCGTGAGGGCACGGTGTTTTTCACTGTGTCCGATGGCGACAAGCCCACGGCAGCATCGTTGGCCGGGAAGTTCCATTCGATCGGTTTTTCGATCATGGCGACCAGCGGCACGGCGGCGTTCTTCCGCGAGCAGGGGATTCCGGTCACCAGCGTGCTCAAAGTGCACGAAGGGCGCCCGCATGGCGTGGACAAGATCCTCAACGGCGAAGTGCAGTTGCTCGTGAATACCCCTCTCGGTAAACACGCGCAGGTCGACGACGAGAAGTTGCGTCAGGCGGCCATCGCCAATCGTTTGCCCTACACCACCACGTTGACGGCAGCCAGCGCGGCCTTCGAAGCCATTGCGGCCCGCCGTACACGAGAGCCGGTGGTGCGCTCGTTGCAGGAGTGGCACGAGATTCTTCGCGCGCCCGGTGCCGTGGAGTCGGCGACGGCTGGATCCACCCAGCCGGCCGGAGTCGCGTGA
- the rplQ gene encoding 50S ribosomal protein L17 yields the protein MRHRKANRQLRRTSEQRLALLRNLATSLIEQGAIETTEAKAKELRPFVEKLITKARTGTLHARRLAGKHVHKREAADKLFQELGPAFATRPGGYTRILKTGHRKGDGAEMARIELILS from the coding sequence ATGCGCCATCGTAAGGCCAACCGCCAGCTCCGGCGGACCAGTGAGCAGCGCCTCGCGCTGCTCCGCAATCTCGCGACCTCGCTCATCGAGCAGGGAGCGATCGAGACGACCGAGGCCAAGGCCAAGGAGCTCCGCCCGTTCGTCGAGAAGCTTATCACCAAGGCCCGCACCGGCACGCTCCATGCGCGTCGGCTCGCTGGCAAGCATGTCCACAAGCGTGAAGCAGCAGACAAGCTCTTTCAGGAGCTTGGCCCTGCGTTCGCAACACGCCCGGGCGGCTACACGCGCATTCTCAAGACCGGCCACCGCAAGGGTGACGGTGCAGAGATGGCGCGGATCGAACTGATCCTCAGCTGA
- a CDS encoding DNA-directed RNA polymerase subunit alpha, producing MATIDLSGLVRPQLVEATKREDSPNLAEFRLQPLERGFGHTLGNAMRRLLLSSLRGSAVWAFRIDGVVHEHQTIGGVVEDVHQIIGNLKTLTLALPDEVEQTVLRISKSGPGTVTAADIIATGGVRIIDPSHHIFTITGERDFNIELYVNKGRGYIESDQHPADKNLSVDVVRIDAIYSPVRRVNFTVAETRVGQRTDYDRLTLTVETNGTMSPEEAVSYAAALAQTHFQYFVGFGSSASAQPGTAGDGANSDAIRLAELFRTPIDDLELSVRSVNSLKNSNIRSLGDLVRQTEAQILQVKNFGKKSLQEIAALLEKEGLNFGMRYEESADGVRILDMGTPPSRAAENAPDEDDDED from the coding sequence ATGGCAACGATCGATCTTTCAGGGCTTGTCCGCCCGCAGCTTGTCGAAGCGACCAAGCGCGAGGACAGTCCCAATCTGGCCGAATTCCGTCTGCAGCCGCTCGAACGCGGCTTCGGACACACGCTGGGCAACGCGATGCGCCGACTGCTCCTGTCGTCGCTGCGTGGCTCCGCCGTGTGGGCGTTCCGTATCGATGGCGTGGTGCATGAGCACCAGACCATCGGCGGCGTCGTGGAAGACGTGCACCAGATCATCGGCAACCTGAAGACGCTGACGCTCGCGCTGCCCGATGAAGTGGAGCAGACCGTGCTCCGCATCAGCAAGTCCGGCCCGGGTACCGTCACCGCCGCAGACATCATCGCGACGGGCGGTGTGCGGATCATCGATCCGTCACATCACATCTTCACGATCACCGGCGAGCGCGATTTCAACATCGAGCTCTACGTGAACAAGGGTCGTGGATACATCGAGAGCGACCAGCACCCCGCCGACAAGAACCTTTCGGTCGACGTGGTCCGTATCGATGCCATCTACAGCCCGGTCCGTCGTGTCAACTTCACCGTCGCGGAAACTCGCGTCGGACAGCGGACCGACTACGACCGCCTGACGCTTACCGTCGAAACCAACGGCACGATGTCGCCCGAGGAAGCGGTGAGCTACGCCGCCGCGCTGGCCCAGACCCACTTCCAGTACTTCGTGGGCTTTGGTTCCTCCGCGTCCGCGCAGCCCGGTACGGCCGGTGACGGCGCCAACAGCGACGCCATCCGTCTCGCCGAGTTGTTCCGTACCCCGATCGACGATCTCGAACTCTCGGTTCGTTCGGTCAACTCCCTGAAAAACTCCAACATCCGCTCGCTCGGCGATCTGGTTCGCCAGACCGAGGCGCAAATCCTTCAGGTCAAGAACTTCGGTAAGAAGTCCTTGCAGGAAATCGCCGCGCTGCTCGAGAAGGAAGGGCTCAATTTTGGTATGCGCTACGAAGAGAGTGCGGATGGTGTCCGCATCCTCGACATGGGCACCCCGCCCAGCCGCGCTGCCGAAAATGCGCCCGACGAAGACGACGACGAGGATTGA
- a CDS encoding DapH/DapD/GlmU-related protein, producing MVHESAYVDDGAVIGAGSRVWHFAHVLGGAVVGARCSLGQNVVVMNKVTIGDNAKIQNNVSLYEGVELEADVFCGPSMVFTNVYNPRSAVSRKDEYRRTLVRRGASIGANATIVCGVTIGRYAFIGAGAVINRDVSDYALMAGVPAKRIGWMSEAGHRLVPVSAASGADGVETLRCEGTGTLYERRGDVVVRLEEQQ from the coding sequence ATGGTACACGAATCCGCGTACGTTGATGACGGTGCGGTGATCGGTGCCGGGTCGCGCGTGTGGCATTTTGCGCACGTGCTCGGCGGAGCGGTGGTCGGTGCGCGCTGCTCACTCGGCCAGAACGTGGTGGTGATGAACAAGGTCACCATCGGCGACAACGCGAAGATCCAGAACAACGTGTCGTTGTATGAAGGCGTGGAGCTCGAGGCCGACGTGTTTTGTGGTCCCTCCATGGTATTCACCAACGTCTACAACCCGCGCAGTGCCGTGTCGCGCAAGGATGAGTACCGGCGCACCCTGGTTCGTCGTGGCGCCAGCATCGGCGCGAACGCGACCATCGTCTGCGGGGTCACCATCGGCCGATACGCGTTCATTGGCGCCGGTGCGGTGATCAACCGCGACGTGTCTGACTACGCGCTCATGGCGGGCGTGCCGGCGAAGCGCATCGGCTGGATGTCGGAAGCCGGGCATCGTCTGGTGCCCGTGTCGGCGGCGTCCGGTGCGGACGGTGTCGAGACGCTGCGCTGCGAAGGGACGGGAACGCTGTACGAACGTCGGGGCGACGTGGTCGTGCGCCTGGAGGAGCAGCAGTGA